TGGTCACCTGCACGAAAATGATCGAAACTCTTTCGAAACGAATTAAGACGGTAAGTCAATTTTAGATCATAGACGTTCAGATTCCAAAACCATGCAGGGGCTAGTAAATCATCGATAATCGTCCGTGAACTCTGCTAATAATCAATAATCGCCCAAGATGGGATACAAAAAACCGATATGAGCTATAATCAAACGATAGAAGATATAATATGTTTAATACACAAGACTTTATATTATGCGAACCAGAGTTTGAATTTGGAGAAATTAGTAATGGAGACAAATAAATCAGGTTACTTATTCTAATGAATAGTTCACATATTGCATTCGAAAGATTGCGTTGCTTCTGCAACGCAAGGCTGCTAATCAACGCATTTAGATTATAAATTCAGATTCTAGAAAGGAAGCAGAACGGTCCAGATCACGCCTACAAGACCCGTTCCTAAGACAATCCAAATGACAGACAGTCTGAATTTGCTAAGGATTACGAAGGCGAATATTCCAAGAATTAACGTGAAAATACTGTTGATAGACTCAATCCCTATTCTGAATGTGGCCGAAAGAATAAGAGCTACTATACCTAAACGGAGAGCGTTGAAGACCTCAGAAGTGTCAATCCATCTTGACAGAAGTTTGAGGAGTTTTAGAATTAAGAAAATCCAGAATACGCTTGGAAGAACAACTCCAACAGTAGAACAGACCGATCCGGGCACACCGGCGATCCGATATCCTATGAAAGTTGCAGAATTGATAGCAATTGGACCTGGAGTCATTTGTGAGATGGAGATCAACGTAAGGAACTCTTCGAGATTCATCCAGTTGTTTATGTTGACAATCTGATCTTGAATTAAGCTGAGAGCGCCGTATCCCCCCCCAAAAGCAAGAAGGCCGATTTTGAAAAATGACCAGAAAAGCTCTATGAGAATCATCTCGCCAGCCGCCTGTCGATAATATAGATTAGTATGGAGCAAAGTAGCAAAACCCATATTGAAGAAATGTTGAAGAAAACAATTGCCACTGTTCCAGCGGCTATCACTATCAAGATAAGATACCTTTTCAGACTCTTCTTGAGTAACTGAAAGGAAAGATTTGCCAGGATTACCGTTACACCAACTCTTGCACCAGCAAAGAAACCTTTGAAAACTGGCAAATCGGCGAAATCTGTGAAGAATGTTGCAATGACAAGTATTATGAAGAACGGTGTCAACGAAGCTCCTAGAACTGCAAAGAAAGCTCCCCATAGTCCAGCTAATCTGCTGCCCAGAATCATTGCCGTGTTGATTGCAATCACTCCGGGTACGGTCTGAGCGGTCACAATTACGTCGAGAAATTCATCTTCCTTCATTATTTTGTATTTGTCGACAATGAATTCCTTTATTACGGGAATCATTGCGTAGCCACCACCAATTGTGAATGAACTAACTTTGACAAATATCCAGAATAGCCGGAACGGGCTCATCGACTTCACTGTTCGTCGTATTCTTCACGTAGAGACGAACTTCCTCCTCTCAGATTTAATGGCTTTTTCAGAACAGTTCATTAACCGGGAAGATCGACGTGTTCTATGTCCTCCTCCCTTCTGCTCATATATTGTACAACTCCTTCTCTTTTTCTGCAGTCAAACATCTAGTAATTGAAATGGTGTATGTGTTGCATGATAAACTTGACTGAAGGGGGTGAACCTATGGAAAACAGAATCAGATGGGGCGCCAAAGCGATCTCTTCCGACGGCAATGATCTCGGAAAAGTCATCCGGGTGGTTATACATCCCAAGAGCAACGAGGTTACTCATGTTGTAATAGAAAAGGGGATTTTCAACAGAGTGGCAAAACTGGTGCCGATAACTACTGTGTTCTTTGCAGCTCCCGATGAAGTAAGACTGAAGATTGAGTCGAAAGATGTTGAGACTTTGCAGGATTACGAAGAGACATTCTTCGTCACTGGTGAAGAAATAGAGAATTTGGAGAGCGGAGTGACTCCGGTGTACTGGCTGAGGCCGGTTGGCGACTATGCTGAGCTCTACCCGCTTCCACCACTGAATACGTCAATAAATGTTCCAAAAGACAGCAAGTCACTTGAACCAGGGTGTGATATAGTTACTGCTGAGGAAAAGACGGTGGGCAGGGTAAGGAGTTTCATTCTTAACGATGAAGGTAAGATAACTCATTTGATAGGCGAGTGTGGTGGCTTTGGCTCAAAGTCGAAGAAACTAATACCAATAGATTGGGTTGAAGAGATTGATGAGTGTAAGGTTAGGGTATCCGCATCTTCGGTGATGGTGGAGAAACTACCGGAAATGGACTGATGAAAAAAGTGACAGTGTTCTACTTTGTCTCTACTGCAATCCTATTCATGCTGAATTTTGCTAAGGGCTCTTACTCTCAGGCTGTGTTTTTCTTTATGCCTATAATAATCGTTGCTGACTACTTAATAATCATGGGAGTTCCAGGGAAGAGCCGTTCAAAAGAGATCTCGGGATTCCTAGAGAATGTTCAAAGCATACTTACTCTCAGGAGTACATTCGAAGAAAGCACAAAGGGAAAGATGATTGATTCTGAGAATCTGAAGAACCTCGAAGAAGTGGTGTCTTCTCTTGAAGAAAGACTAAGGAAGCCCTCCGAGTTGCAGAGAAAACTCTATCTATTCTCGGCTTACGCAGCACCGCTATTTCCTCTCGCAGTTATGCTTTCATCCGTGCTTATTCAGAGGAGAACGGAGATTGTTGCCGGTTTATTCTCTTACGCTGCATCTGTAATAATTGTCGTCTTATCAAGAAGGGCCTTTTCAACTCTTGAAAAGACGATTGAGAAGCTCAATGGTGAGATAAAGAAAGCTGTGGACGATATCACTTTGTAGTATCTGTTTCGCCCACAGGAAGGAGATTCGAAATGGCATTTGTTGAAGTCAGAGACCTAAGCAAGACTTACAGGTCAGGTGAAATATCGGTTGAAGCACTGAAGGGGGTCTCTTTCGATATCTATAAGGGCGAAATACTGTCGATTTTGGGTCCTTCCGGTTGCGGAAAGAGTACGCTCTTGAATTGCCTTTCAGGAATAGATACACCCACAGAAGGCAAAGTCATCATTAAGGGAGTGGATCTCCATTCATTAAAGGATGATGAAAAGACACGCTTCAGGGCGATGCACATGGGATTCGTTTTCCAATTCTACAACTTGATACCCGTCTTGAAGGCAGTTGAGAACGTTGAACTTGCTATGCTCACTATGGGAAGCAATGAGAAGAAGGCGAGAGAGGCCGCAATGGACATCCTTGCAAAAGTCAACCTAAGGGAGCGCGAACATTATCTTCCTTCAAGACTTAGCGGCGGCGAAAGACAAAGAGTCTCTATCGCAAGAGCGCTTGTTCATAAGCCGGCAATAGTGTGGGCAGACGAACCTACCGGAGCGCTTGATACAAAGACCAGCAGTGATTTGATGAACTTGATTACTGAGCTTAATGCTACATTTAACCAGACATTTGTGATCGT
The sequence above is drawn from the Mesotoga sp. BH458_6_3_2_1 genome and encodes:
- a CDS encoding ABC transporter ATP-binding protein, with protein sequence MAFVEVRDLSKTYRSGEISVEALKGVSFDIYKGEILSILGPSGCGKSTLLNCLSGIDTPTEGKVIIKGVDLHSLKDDEKTRFRAMHMGFVFQFYNLIPVLKAVENVELAMLTMGSNEKKAREAAMDILAKVNLREREHYLPSRLSGGERQRVSIARALVHKPAIVWADEPTGALDTKTSSDLMNLITELNATFNQTFVIVTHDERVSNYSNRVLHMDSGRILKIEENKELKVQ
- a CDS encoding PRC-barrel domain-containing protein — its product is MENRIRWGAKAISSDGNDLGKVIRVVIHPKSNEVTHVVIEKGIFNRVAKLVPITTVFFAAPDEVRLKIESKDVETLQDYEETFFVTGEEIENLESGVTPVYWLRPVGDYAELYPLPPLNTSINVPKDSKSLEPGCDIVTAEEKTVGRVRSFILNDEGKITHLIGECGGFGSKSKKLIPIDWVEEIDECKVRVSASSVMVEKLPEMD
- a CDS encoding chromate transporter, with amino-acid sequence MSPFRLFWIFVKVSSFTIGGGYAMIPVIKEFIVDKYKIMKEDEFLDVIVTAQTVPGVIAINTAMILGSRLAGLWGAFFAVLGASLTPFFIILVIATFFTDFADLPVFKGFFAGARVGVTVILANLSFQLLKKSLKRYLILIVIAAGTVAIVFFNISSIWVLLLCSILIYIIDRRLAR
- a CDS encoding chromate transporter, translated to MGFATLLHTNLYYRQAAGEMILIELFWSFFKIGLLAFGGGYGALSLIQDQIVNINNWMNLEEFLTLISISQMTPGPIAINSATFIGYRIAGVPGSVCSTVGVVLPSVFWIFLILKLLKLLSRWIDTSEVFNALRLGIVALILSATFRIGIESINSIFTLILGIFAFVILSKFRLSVIWIVLGTGLVGVIWTVLLPF